Proteins from one Synechococcales cyanobacterium CNB genomic window:
- a CDS encoding DUF3488 domain-containing protein codes for MANARPRPPPCRRRPGRMARAGRAHKPCPRRGRSAEMMRALPRPSLVLSTVLLGVAAWGAASGDAARAALVAASVIVLSFATGGSGGRMPPRWVVNSLVLLAMLDAVRVAFDRSLGVDEFARFLMWVLIIKMLDRRRPRDEAQLLSLSVFLAFAAALTSNSLATGLLLVAMLPTLCAAVMRHQIASGLEHARTARSRAAPPGAPVPEFGAPSGRCVQRDLRRLNALVVAGALLLSAGVFVLMPRGLGMDRFGRWGNAGVGRVTGFSTKVDVGLGGLISESQTPVLDLTVYDWQRGVRLGGDGEIYYLRGAALDTYTGRAWIANAQAVHWDEQVGVLPAGSRKELGAGGAEREIRLAITLRNTPPGPSHLFTVWRPLTVTFLDGGRESHNPVTGVVMRDGQGGKFRYEVECGQPRPPRGSFWRRLERPSFPIPGIRQRAVEVLADAGLELDEHGNCPLDRMREAAIAIRNDLRNNYTYTLDSPPSPPRIDPIEHFLTVSRAGHCEHFASAMAAMCRSVGIDARVITGYVAVEYSPATGHYVVRESNAHAWVEVEEGPGFWRVHDPTAPADLRRFHAPRPGLLARISRALDALEYAWITSVVGFDSSSRSSLFSWVRSKEDGSIRLYDGVAGEFETPDWKWWGRVLVNALVASSIVLAAGLGVIALVRRLRAARADRARRRAHIADPEVRARVQQAAFYAEALSLLRAAGLAKPDHRPPELHARELDRVDPALAEGLHAIANAFYVARFGGRSLTPRELEQAHASLARLRDRLSAGAASLRGYHGPPAASPVR; via the coding sequence ATGGCCAACGCCCGGCCGCGCCCTCCGCCTTGCCGCCGACGCCCCGGACGCATGGCTCGCGCCGGGCGCGCCCACAAACCTTGCCCCCGTCGCGGCCGGAGCGCCGAAATGATGCGCGCCCTGCCAAGGCCATCGCTCGTGCTCTCAACCGTTCTCCTCGGAGTCGCCGCTTGGGGCGCCGCCTCGGGCGACGCCGCACGCGCCGCGCTCGTTGCTGCCTCCGTCATCGTGCTCTCGTTCGCCACCGGCGGCTCCGGCGGACGCATGCCCCCGCGCTGGGTCGTGAACTCTCTCGTCCTTCTCGCCATGCTCGACGCCGTCCGCGTCGCCTTCGATCGCTCCCTCGGCGTCGACGAGTTCGCACGCTTCCTGATGTGGGTTCTCATCATCAAGATGCTCGACCGCCGCCGCCCGCGCGACGAGGCACAACTCCTCTCCCTCAGCGTCTTTCTCGCCTTTGCCGCCGCCCTCACCAGCAACAGCCTCGCCACCGGCCTCCTCCTCGTCGCGATGCTACCGACGCTCTGCGCCGCCGTCATGCGACATCAGATCGCCTCCGGACTCGAACACGCACGCACCGCCCGATCACGCGCCGCGCCACCGGGCGCTCCCGTTCCAGAGTTCGGCGCACCCTCCGGACGCTGCGTCCAGCGAGACCTCCGACGCCTCAACGCGCTCGTCGTCGCGGGCGCACTCCTCCTCAGCGCGGGCGTCTTCGTCCTCATGCCCCGCGGCCTCGGCATGGACCGTTTCGGCCGATGGGGAAACGCTGGCGTCGGTCGCGTCACCGGATTCTCCACCAAGGTCGACGTCGGCCTCGGCGGACTCATCTCCGAATCACAGACACCCGTCCTCGACCTCACCGTCTACGACTGGCAACGCGGCGTCAGACTCGGAGGCGACGGCGAAATCTACTACCTCCGCGGCGCGGCCCTCGACACCTACACAGGACGCGCGTGGATCGCAAACGCTCAAGCCGTCCACTGGGACGAACAGGTCGGGGTCCTCCCGGCGGGATCACGCAAGGAACTCGGCGCGGGCGGCGCGGAACGCGAAATCCGTCTCGCAATCACCCTCCGCAACACACCCCCGGGGCCAAGCCACCTCTTCACCGTCTGGAGGCCTCTCACCGTCACCTTCCTCGACGGCGGCCGCGAATCACACAACCCCGTCACAGGCGTCGTCATGCGCGACGGCCAAGGCGGGAAGTTCCGCTACGAGGTCGAGTGCGGCCAGCCACGCCCCCCGAGAGGATCCTTCTGGCGACGACTCGAACGCCCCTCCTTCCCCATCCCGGGCATCAGGCAACGCGCCGTCGAAGTCCTCGCCGACGCCGGACTCGAACTCGACGAACACGGCAACTGCCCGCTCGACCGCATGCGCGAGGCCGCAATCGCCATTCGCAACGACCTTCGGAACAACTACACCTACACCCTCGACTCCCCCCCTTCACCGCCCCGCATCGACCCCATCGAGCACTTCCTCACTGTCTCACGCGCCGGCCACTGCGAGCACTTCGCTTCCGCCATGGCCGCCATGTGCAGGAGCGTCGGCATCGACGCCCGCGTCATCACCGGCTATGTCGCCGTCGAATACAGCCCCGCGACCGGCCACTACGTCGTCCGAGAGAGCAACGCACATGCATGGGTCGAAGTCGAAGAGGGGCCGGGATTCTGGCGAGTCCACGACCCCACCGCTCCCGCCGATCTCCGACGCTTTCACGCCCCGAGACCCGGCCTGCTCGCCCGGATCTCGCGCGCCCTCGACGCCCTCGAATACGCCTGGATCACCTCCGTCGTCGGATTCGACAGTTCCTCCCGCTCTTCGCTCTTCTCCTGGGTGCGATCGAAAGAGGACGGCTCGATCCGGCTCTACGACGGCGTCGCAGGTGAGTTCGAGACCCCCGACTGGAAGTGGTGGGGGCGCGTGCTCGTGAACGCGCTCGTCGCCTCCTCGATCGTCCTCGCCGCGGGGCTGGGCGTCATCGCGCTCGTCCGACGCCTCCGCGCCGCCCGCGCAGACCGCGCTCGACGCCGCGCCCACATCGCCGATCCCGAAGTCCGCGCTCGGGTCCAACAGGCCGCCTTCTATGCCGAGGCCCTCTCGCTCCTCCGCGCCGCCGGGCTGGCCAAGCCCGATCACCGCCCCCCCGAACTCCATGCCCGCGAACTCGACCGTGTGGACCCCGCGCTTGCCGAGGGGCTTCACGCCATCGCGAACGCCTTCTATGTCGCCCGGTTCGGCGGGCGGAGTCTGACTCCACGCGAACTCGAGCAGGCACACGCCTCCCTCGCACGCCTCCGGGATCGGCTCTCCGCCGGCGCAGCGTCCTTGCGTGGTTATCATGGCCCGCCCGCCGCCTCCCCCGTCCGATGA